A DNA window from Ctenopharyngodon idella isolate HZGC_01 chromosome 10, HZGC01, whole genome shotgun sequence contains the following coding sequences:
- the LOC127519737 gene encoding gastrula zinc finger protein XlCGF57.1-like isoform X6, with amino-acid sequence MNDPEPCRIKDEDTDEDMMEENKESEEISEAEEKCVKTEESCLQTESNFELKKGVKKIFTCPPCGKSFPYKKSLKLHIRIHSGEKPFACDQCGKSFTLKGNLKKHTAIHTGEKPHTCDQCGKSFTRKGNLKEHMKIHIGEKPYTCDQCGKNFVGADALKVHLNVHSKERPHVCPLCGKNFSQLVALKLHQKRRHSGVKNHMCFDCGKTFFENVELKKHQRVHTGEKPYKCSHCDKRFSQLGNMKTHEKTHTGEKPYTCDQCGKSFTQKGTLNDHMNIHTGEKPYICDQCGMSFKHVSAFKSHLYSHSGERKFFCDQCGKNFFGADTLKKHLKVHAKEKPYMCSSCGKNFKWLGAFKIHQKIHTGFEAHACVECLRTFATAYKLKRHQRVHTGEKPYKCSHCDKRFSQSQHLKAHERIHTGEKPYHCHACRKSFTQLATLLTHTKNSCPNSRTSTEITVTLEDDDIEEWTVLHDTEEQRGSVLISRPAGRE; translated from the exons aTGAATGATCCAGAACCCTGCAGAATAAAAGATGAAGATACTGATGaag aCATGATGGAAGAGAACAAGGAGAGTGAAGAAATTAGTGAAGCAGAAGAAAAATGTGTCAAAACTGAAGAAAGTTGCTTACAGACTGAAAGTAATTTTGAACTGAAAAAAGGAGTCAAAAAAATTTTCACCTGCCCTCcttgtggaaagagtttcccaTACAAGAAAAGTCTTAAACTTCACATAAGAATACATagtggagagaagcctttcgcATGTGATCAGTGCGGGAAGAGCTTCACACTAAAAGGAAACCTTAAGAAACACACAgcaatccacactggagagaagccgcacacatgtgatcagtgtgggaagagtttcacacgaaaaggaaaccttaaagaACACATGAAAATCCACATTGGAGAGAAGCCatacacatgtgatcagtgtggtaaaaACTTTGTTGGGGCAGATGCACTGAAGGTTCACCTGAATGTTCATTCAAAGGAGAGGCCTCATGTGTGTCCTTTGTGTGGAAAAAACTTCAGTCAGCTGGTTGCTTTAAAATTACACCAGAAAAGAAGACACAGCGGTGTGAAGAATCATATGTGCTTTGATTGTGGGAAGaccttttttgaaaatgttgaatTGAAAAAGCACcagagagttcacactggagaaaaaccttacaagtgttcacactgtgacaagagattcagtcagtTAGGAAACATGAAAACTCATGAGAAGacccacactggagagaagccgtacacatgtgatcagtgcgggaagagtttcacacaaaaaggaACCCTTAATGATCACATGAATatccacaccggagagaagccgtacatatgtgatcagtgtgggatGAGTTTCAAACATGTAAGCGCTTTTAAATCGCATCTGTATTCTCATTCTGGAGAAAGAAAATTtttctgtgatcagtgtggtaaaaacttttttggggCAGATACCCTGAAGAAGCACCTGAAAGTTCATGCAAAGGAGAAGCCTTATATGTGTTCTTCATGTGGAAAGAATTTTAAATGGCTGGGTGCTTTTAAAATACACCAGAAAATACATACCGGTTTTGAAGCTCATGCATGCGTTGAGTGTTTGAGGACATTTGCTACAGCTTACAAATTGAAACGTCACCAGAgggttcacactggagaaaagccttacaagtgttcacactgtgacaagagattcagtcagtCACAACATCTGAAagcacatgagaggatccacaccggagagaagccgtaTCACTGCCATGCCTGTCGGAAGAGTTTTACGCAATTAGCTACTCTTCTCACTCATACAAAAAACAGTTGTCCAAATTCACG AACATCCACAGAGATCACAGTTACACTGGAAGATGATGACATTGAGGAATGGACAGTTCTTCAtgatactgaagaacaaagag GGAGTGTGTTAATTTCCAG aCCTGCTGGAAGAGAATAA
- the LOC127519737 gene encoding gastrula zinc finger protein XlCGF57.1-like isoform X5 — protein MNDPEPCRIKDEDTDEDMMEENKESEEISEAEEKCVKTEESCLQTESNFELKKGVKKIFTCPPCGKSFPYKKSLKLHIRIHSGEKPFACDQCGKSFTLKGNLKKHTAIHTGEKPHTCDQCGKSFTRKGNLKEHMKIHIGEKPYTCDQCGKNFVGADALKVHLNVHSKERPHVCPLCGKNFSQLVALKLHQKRRHSGVKNHMCFDCGKTFFENVELKKHQRVHTGEKPYKCSHCDKRFSQLGNMKTHEKTHTGEKPYTCDQCGKSFTQKGTLNDHMNIHTGEKPYICDQCGMSFKHVSAFKSHLYSHSGERKFFCDQCGKNFFGADTLKKHLKVHAKEKPYMCSSCGKNFKWLGAFKIHQKIHTGFEAHACVECLRTFATAYKLKRHQRVHTGEKPYKCSHCDKRFSQSQHLKAHERIHTGEKPYHCHACRKSFTQLATLLTHTKNSCPNSRTSTEITVTLEDDDIEEWTVLHDTEEQRDLLEENKESEELSEVEEKIHVNAGEKSLSHSQTGSNFLLK, from the exons aTGAATGATCCAGAACCCTGCAGAATAAAAGATGAAGATACTGATGaag aCATGATGGAAGAGAACAAGGAGAGTGAAGAAATTAGTGAAGCAGAAGAAAAATGTGTCAAAACTGAAGAAAGTTGCTTACAGACTGAAAGTAATTTTGAACTGAAAAAAGGAGTCAAAAAAATTTTCACCTGCCCTCcttgtggaaagagtttcccaTACAAGAAAAGTCTTAAACTTCACATAAGAATACATagtggagagaagcctttcgcATGTGATCAGTGCGGGAAGAGCTTCACACTAAAAGGAAACCTTAAGAAACACACAgcaatccacactggagagaagccgcacacatgtgatcagtgtgggaagagtttcacacgaaaaggaaaccttaaagaACACATGAAAATCCACATTGGAGAGAAGCCatacacatgtgatcagtgtggtaaaaACTTTGTTGGGGCAGATGCACTGAAGGTTCACCTGAATGTTCATTCAAAGGAGAGGCCTCATGTGTGTCCTTTGTGTGGAAAAAACTTCAGTCAGCTGGTTGCTTTAAAATTACACCAGAAAAGAAGACACAGCGGTGTGAAGAATCATATGTGCTTTGATTGTGGGAAGaccttttttgaaaatgttgaatTGAAAAAGCACcagagagttcacactggagaaaaaccttacaagtgttcacactgtgacaagagattcagtcagtTAGGAAACATGAAAACTCATGAGAAGacccacactggagagaagccgtacacatgtgatcagtgcgggaagagtttcacacaaaaaggaACCCTTAATGATCACATGAATatccacaccggagagaagccgtacatatgtgatcagtgtgggatGAGTTTCAAACATGTAAGCGCTTTTAAATCGCATCTGTATTCTCATTCTGGAGAAAGAAAATTtttctgtgatcagtgtggtaaaaacttttttggggCAGATACCCTGAAGAAGCACCTGAAAGTTCATGCAAAGGAGAAGCCTTATATGTGTTCTTCATGTGGAAAGAATTTTAAATGGCTGGGTGCTTTTAAAATACACCAGAAAATACATACCGGTTTTGAAGCTCATGCATGCGTTGAGTGTTTGAGGACATTTGCTACAGCTTACAAATTGAAACGTCACCAGAgggttcacactggagaaaagccttacaagtgttcacactgtgacaagagattcagtcagtCACAACATCTGAAagcacatgagaggatccacaccggagagaagccgtaTCACTGCCATGCCTGTCGGAAGAGTTTTACGCAATTAGCTACTCTTCTCACTCATACAAAAAACAGTTGTCCAAATTCACG AACATCCACAGAGATCACAGTTACACTGGAAGATGATGACATTGAGGAATGGACAGTTCTTCAtgatactgaagaacaaagag aCCTGCTGGAAGAGAATAAGGAAAGTGAAGAACTGAGTGAAGTGGAGGAGAAAATTCATGTCAATGCTGGAGAAAAATCTTTGAGTCACTCACAGACTGGAAGTAattttttactaaaataa
- the LOC127519737 gene encoding gastrula zinc finger protein XlCGF57.1-like isoform X7, with protein sequence MNDPEPCRIKDEDTDEDMMEENKESEEISEAEEKCVKTEESCLQTESNFELKKGVKKIFTCPPCGKSFPYKKSLKLHIRIHSGEKPFACDQCGKSFTLKGNLKKHTAIHTGEKPHTCDQCGKSFTRKGNLKEHMKIHIGEKPYTCDQCGKNFVGADALKVHLNVHSKERPHVCPLCGKNFSQLVALKLHQKRRHSGVKNHMCFDCGKTFFENVELKKHQRVHTGEKPYKCSHCDKRFSQLGNMKTHEKTHTGEKPYTCDQCGKSFTQKGTLNDHMNIHTGEKPYICDQCGMSFKHVSAFKSHLYSHSGERKFFCDQCGKNFFGADTLKKHLKVHAKEKPYMCSSCGKNFKWLGAFKIHQKIHTGFEAHACVECLRTFATAYKLKRHQRVHTGEKPYKCSHCDKRFSQSQHLKAHERIHTGEKPYHCHACRKSFTQLATLLTHTKNSCPNSRTSTEITVTLEDDDIEEWTVLHDTEEQRGKGPSGSCNV encoded by the exons aTGAATGATCCAGAACCCTGCAGAATAAAAGATGAAGATACTGATGaag aCATGATGGAAGAGAACAAGGAGAGTGAAGAAATTAGTGAAGCAGAAGAAAAATGTGTCAAAACTGAAGAAAGTTGCTTACAGACTGAAAGTAATTTTGAACTGAAAAAAGGAGTCAAAAAAATTTTCACCTGCCCTCcttgtggaaagagtttcccaTACAAGAAAAGTCTTAAACTTCACATAAGAATACATagtggagagaagcctttcgcATGTGATCAGTGCGGGAAGAGCTTCACACTAAAAGGAAACCTTAAGAAACACACAgcaatccacactggagagaagccgcacacatgtgatcagtgtgggaagagtttcacacgaaaaggaaaccttaaagaACACATGAAAATCCACATTGGAGAGAAGCCatacacatgtgatcagtgtggtaaaaACTTTGTTGGGGCAGATGCACTGAAGGTTCACCTGAATGTTCATTCAAAGGAGAGGCCTCATGTGTGTCCTTTGTGTGGAAAAAACTTCAGTCAGCTGGTTGCTTTAAAATTACACCAGAAAAGAAGACACAGCGGTGTGAAGAATCATATGTGCTTTGATTGTGGGAAGaccttttttgaaaatgttgaatTGAAAAAGCACcagagagttcacactggagaaaaaccttacaagtgttcacactgtgacaagagattcagtcagtTAGGAAACATGAAAACTCATGAGAAGacccacactggagagaagccgtacacatgtgatcagtgcgggaagagtttcacacaaaaaggaACCCTTAATGATCACATGAATatccacaccggagagaagccgtacatatgtgatcagtgtgggatGAGTTTCAAACATGTAAGCGCTTTTAAATCGCATCTGTATTCTCATTCTGGAGAAAGAAAATTtttctgtgatcagtgtggtaaaaacttttttggggCAGATACCCTGAAGAAGCACCTGAAAGTTCATGCAAAGGAGAAGCCTTATATGTGTTCTTCATGTGGAAAGAATTTTAAATGGCTGGGTGCTTTTAAAATACACCAGAAAATACATACCGGTTTTGAAGCTCATGCATGCGTTGAGTGTTTGAGGACATTTGCTACAGCTTACAAATTGAAACGTCACCAGAgggttcacactggagaaaagccttacaagtgttcacactgtgacaagagattcagtcagtCACAACATCTGAAagcacatgagaggatccacaccggagagaagccgtaTCACTGCCATGCCTGTCGGAAGAGTTTTACGCAATTAGCTACTCTTCTCACTCATACAAAAAACAGTTGTCCAAATTCACG AACATCCACAGAGATCACAGTTACACTGGAAGATGATGACATTGAGGAATGGACAGTTCTTCAtgatactgaagaacaaagag GAAAAGGCCCTTCTGGCAGCTGTAATGtctaa